One region of Haloprofundus salilacus genomic DNA includes:
- a CDS encoding YfcE family phosphodiesterase, producing MQVAILGDTHIPSRASELPQWVQDCLVAADYTLHTGDFDSTEAYDTVLALTDGMVTAVAGNADPPELDLPEVDTAELGGVTFVVTHGDAVGSTGDAEAERAEVTDVVRERGGADAVGVVGHSHEPMDEEIDGIHLLNPGSATGADPASHPTMFLVEVEDGEYETVHLPDGEYAFD from the coding sequence ATGCAGGTCGCGATACTCGGCGACACGCACATCCCGTCGAGAGCGAGCGAACTCCCGCAATGGGTCCAAGACTGTCTCGTCGCGGCCGACTACACCCTTCACACGGGTGATTTCGACTCCACCGAAGCGTACGACACCGTCCTCGCGCTCACGGACGGGATGGTGACCGCCGTCGCGGGCAACGCCGACCCGCCGGAACTCGACCTCCCCGAAGTCGACACCGCGGAGTTGGGGGGCGTCACGTTCGTCGTCACGCACGGCGACGCGGTCGGGAGCACCGGCGACGCCGAGGCGGAGAGGGCGGAGGTGACCGACGTAGTACGAGAACGCGGCGGCGCCGACGCCGTCGGCGTCGTCGGCCACAGCCACGAACCGATGGACGAGGAGATCGACGGCATCCATCTTCTAAACCCCGGAAGCGCGACGGGCGCGGACCCCGCCTCGCACCCGACGATGTTCCTCGTCGAAGTCGAAGACGGCGAGTACGAGACGGTGCACCTCCCCGACGGGGAGTACGCGTTCGATTAA
- a CDS encoding pyridoxal phosphate-dependent aminotransferase, which produces MRGPTERVRSVDRSSIRVMFDLAEATDRDLVRLEVGEPDFDTPEHVVDAAAEAAHAGETHYTSNAGMPALREAVGETMADRYDVQVASDDVVVTNGGMEALLLAVLSTVGPGEELLIPSPGWPNYWAQARLADGIPVEVPMPADEGYPLDVDRVRDALNENTAAVMLCSPSNPTGRIYDEDAVREVVAAAAEHDAYVIADEVYGALSYDRDLTGIAALTGHPDHVLTVNSCSKTYAMTGWRVGWLCGPTEIIDEVTKVHESTTSCASSVAQHAALAALTGPQEPVEAMHDAFRERRNYVVDRVADIDGLSCPRPQGAFYAFLDIDLPGSSLDIAKELLTEYGVVLAPGDGFGDAGAGKLRLSFANNVNRLETGFDRLERALEES; this is translated from the coding sequence ATGAGAGGACCAACCGAGCGCGTCCGGTCCGTCGACCGCTCGAGCATCCGCGTGATGTTCGACCTTGCGGAGGCGACCGACCGCGACCTCGTCCGCCTCGAAGTGGGCGAACCCGACTTCGACACGCCCGAACACGTCGTCGACGCCGCCGCCGAGGCCGCCCACGCGGGGGAGACGCACTACACATCGAACGCCGGGATGCCGGCACTCCGCGAGGCCGTCGGCGAGACAATGGCCGACCGCTACGACGTTCAAGTCGCCTCCGACGACGTGGTCGTCACCAACGGCGGGATGGAGGCACTCTTGCTCGCCGTGCTCTCGACCGTCGGTCCCGGCGAGGAACTGCTCATCCCTTCGCCGGGGTGGCCGAACTACTGGGCGCAGGCACGACTCGCCGACGGCATCCCCGTCGAGGTGCCGATGCCCGCCGACGAGGGGTATCCGCTCGACGTCGACCGCGTCCGCGACGCGCTGAACGAGAACACCGCGGCGGTGATGCTCTGTTCGCCCTCGAACCCCACGGGCAGAATCTACGACGAGGACGCCGTCCGCGAGGTCGTCGCCGCCGCCGCCGAGCACGACGCGTACGTCATCGCCGACGAGGTGTACGGCGCGCTCTCGTACGACCGCGACCTGACGGGCATCGCGGCGCTCACCGGTCACCCCGACCACGTGCTGACGGTGAACTCGTGTTCGAAGACGTACGCGATGACCGGGTGGCGCGTCGGGTGGCTCTGCGGGCCGACCGAGATAATCGACGAGGTGACCAAGGTTCACGAGAGCACGACCTCCTGTGCCTCTAGCGTCGCCCAGCACGCCGCGCTCGCGGCGCTCACCGGGCCCCAAGAGCCCGTCGAGGCGATGCACGACGCGTTCCGCGAGCGCCGCAACTACGTCGTCGACCGCGTCGCCGACATCGACGGCCTCTCCTGCCCGCGACCGCAGGGGGCGTTCTACGCCTTCCTCGACATCGACCTCCCTGGTTCGAGCCTCGACATCGCCAAGGAACTGCTGACGGAGTACGGCGTCGTCCTCGCGCCCGGCGACGGCTTCGGCGACGCGGGCGCGGGGAAGCTACGGCTCAGTTTCGCGAACAACGTCAACCGACTCGAAACCGGTTTCGATCGTCTCGAGCGCGCGCTCGAGGAGAGTTGA
- a CDS encoding 5-formyltetrahydrofolate cyclo-ligase: MEKQELRERVWTTLEAQGVNRFPYPPEGRITNFAGARDAAERLADTDEWRAAQTVKANPDAPQLPVRRRALRDGKTVYMAVPRLRDERPFLKLDPAEIDDVDAATTISGSAKYGVPVAPDEVPRVDFIVAGSVAVTESGARVGKGEGYSDLEFAVLRELGAVDDETTVATTVHELQVVDDAEVTPDAHDVPLDLVVTPERAVRTETACDRPAGVDWDALDAEKLAEIPVLQHLHPN, encoded by the coding sequence ATGGAGAAACAGGAGCTCCGCGAACGCGTCTGGACTACCCTCGAAGCCCAGGGCGTCAACCGGTTTCCGTACCCGCCCGAAGGGAGAATCACGAACTTCGCCGGGGCGAGAGACGCCGCCGAGCGCCTCGCCGACACCGACGAGTGGCGGGCGGCGCAGACGGTGAAAGCCAACCCCGACGCGCCGCAACTGCCCGTCCGGCGGCGGGCGCTCCGCGACGGGAAAACCGTGTATATGGCCGTACCGCGACTCCGCGACGAGCGACCGTTTCTGAAACTCGACCCGGCGGAGATAGACGACGTCGACGCCGCGACGACCATCTCCGGATCGGCGAAGTACGGCGTTCCCGTCGCTCCCGACGAGGTTCCCCGCGTCGACTTCATCGTCGCCGGGAGCGTCGCCGTCACCGAAAGCGGTGCGCGCGTCGGGAAAGGAGAAGGGTACAGCGACCTCGAATTCGCGGTGCTTCGGGAACTCGGCGCCGTCGACGACGAGACGACGGTGGCGACGACGGTCCACGAGTTGCAGGTCGTCGACGACGCCGAGGTGACGCCCGACGCTCACGACGTGCCGCTGGACCTTGTGGTGACACCCGAGCGGGCCGTCCGGACGGAGACGGCGTGCGACCGGCCCGCCGGCGTCGACTGGGACGCGCTCGACGCGGAGAAGCTGGCCGAAATTCCGGTGTTGCAGCATCTACACCCGAACTGA
- a CDS encoding DUF4129 domain-containing protein yields MAYDLRRAALLSLCALAVVVAASLFPATGFGSYPAGVGGGGGDGPATGSGTSATDATTETTPSDSSGTGTDGAASTTTPADPNEDEGTASGGTDGTDETTTATATPTPTETTAPSNASESVGGSGLLVFLFAALAAFSVLFVGVASGRQRRDVDVDVDVPFPRLRTALQRIPQLTTAFVVGLSESGPTFFDRLGRVAAGFLGGLGDAFGELARAVGTAAVALPRAFGGGLFTLSSGAGTALSGLPRALGDVGSGVSFRRGRDRRSRRRGRSPSVTTEDVEEEPAPEIPPTIEEAWASMAEGIRLRNRRASTPGEYARAAVASGLPVESVRRLTRIFEGVRYGSARRSAALTAAARAALSSIDDHREGDEDSEDGGDGR; encoded by the coding sequence GTGGCATACGACCTCCGCCGCGCAGCCCTCCTCTCTCTGTGCGCGCTCGCGGTCGTCGTCGCCGCCTCGCTGTTCCCCGCCACCGGGTTCGGAAGCTACCCGGCCGGCGTCGGCGGAGGCGGCGGCGACGGCCCGGCGACGGGATCGGGAACTAGCGCGACAGACGCGACGACCGAGACGACGCCGAGCGATAGTAGCGGCACCGGCACCGACGGCGCAGCGTCGACGACGACGCCCGCTGACCCGAACGAAGACGAGGGGACGGCGTCGGGCGGCACCGACGGAACCGACGAGACGACCACGGCGACAGCGACGCCGACACCGACCGAGACGACGGCACCGTCGAACGCGAGCGAGAGCGTCGGCGGCAGCGGCTTACTCGTGTTCCTGTTCGCCGCGCTCGCGGCGTTCAGCGTCCTCTTCGTCGGTGTCGCCAGCGGACGCCAACGACGGGACGTCGACGTGGACGTAGACGTGCCGTTCCCACGTCTGCGGACCGCGCTCCAGCGCATCCCGCAGTTGACCACGGCGTTCGTCGTCGGACTCAGCGAGTCCGGACCGACGTTTTTCGACCGTCTCGGACGGGTGGCCGCCGGGTTCCTCGGCGGTCTCGGCGACGCTTTCGGCGAGTTGGCGCGAGCGGTAGGAACCGCCGCCGTCGCGCTCCCGCGGGCGTTCGGCGGCGGACTGTTCACGTTGTCGAGCGGCGCCGGAACCGCGCTGTCGGGACTGCCGCGCGCACTCGGCGACGTGGGAAGCGGCGTCTCGTTCCGCCGCGGCCGCGACCGCCGCTCTCGTCGACGCGGCCGATCGCCGAGCGTGACGACTGAGGATGTCGAGGAGGAGCCAGCGCCCGAGATTCCGCCGACCATCGAGGAGGCGTGGGCGTCGATGGCCGAAGGAATCCGCCTCCGCAACCGCCGGGCGTCGACGCCCGGCGAGTACGCGCGGGCGGCGGTCGCGAGCGGTCTCCCCGTCGAGTCGGTACGCCGGTTGACGCGCATCTTCGAGGGCGTCCGCTACGGGAGCGCCCGGCGGTCGGCGGCGCTGACCGCCGCGGCCCGCGCGGCCCTGTCGAGCATCGACGACCACCGTGAAGGCGACGAGGACAGCGAAGACGGCGGTGACGGACGATGA
- a CDS encoding TIGR00341 family protein encodes MRLVQVMVPAGKREAILSLLDDEGIDYALSDETSGREYIAIVSIPLPTNAVEPVLEKLRDAGIEREAYTVVLDAETVISQRFDSLQEKYEKEESNGDRIAREELVASAQQLAPEMPVFVIMTIISAVVATAGLLLNDAAVIVGSMVIAPLVGPAMATSVGSVVDDRELFLKGVRQQVAGGVLAIVSAAAFAFVFRLTGVVPFGTQEVFQIEQVRLRLAPDVLSLAVALGAGVAGALSISSGVSAALVGVMIAAALVPPIAVVGIGIAWGSPATVLGSFVLVLVNFLSINFTALGVLWYMGYRPANLFQRPSAEDATFKRIGALGLAILVLSAFLGGVTYASFRTSSFEETARTSVDSALSQHDELTRLGMDVQYDDEIPFRQPRQVVVTVGHPVGVDPPPVADDILSRIQANANAPFGIVSSERVTVVVRYVEIDRSTGETAASSQPANSQQTRSAVCKTALCA; translated from the coding sequence GTGCGACTCGTTCAGGTGATGGTTCCGGCCGGCAAGCGCGAGGCGATTCTGTCGCTCCTCGACGACGAAGGGATCGATTACGCGCTCTCCGACGAGACGAGCGGTCGAGAGTACATCGCTATCGTCTCGATTCCGTTGCCGACGAACGCCGTCGAACCGGTGCTGGAGAAACTCCGCGACGCGGGTATCGAGCGCGAGGCGTACACGGTCGTTCTCGACGCCGAGACGGTCATCTCCCAGCGGTTCGACAGTCTCCAAGAGAAGTACGAGAAAGAAGAATCGAACGGCGACCGAATCGCTCGCGAGGAACTCGTCGCATCGGCGCAGCAACTCGCACCGGAGATGCCGGTTTTCGTGATAATGACTATCATCAGCGCCGTCGTCGCGACGGCGGGCCTGCTGCTCAACGACGCTGCGGTAATCGTCGGGTCGATGGTCATCGCGCCGCTGGTCGGTCCCGCGATGGCGACGAGCGTCGGCAGTGTCGTCGACGACCGCGAATTGTTCCTGAAAGGGGTCAGACAACAGGTCGCAGGCGGCGTGCTCGCTATCGTGAGCGCTGCGGCTTTCGCATTCGTCTTCCGACTGACCGGCGTCGTCCCATTCGGCACACAGGAAGTGTTTCAGATAGAGCAGGTCCGTCTTCGTCTCGCACCCGACGTGCTCTCGCTGGCGGTAGCGCTCGGTGCGGGCGTCGCGGGCGCGTTAAGCATCTCCTCAGGCGTCTCGGCAGCGCTCGTCGGGGTGATGATTGCTGCCGCGCTCGTCCCGCCCATCGCCGTCGTCGGCATCGGCATCGCGTGGGGGAGTCCGGCGACTGTTCTGGGGTCGTTCGTGCTCGTCTTGGTCAACTTCCTCTCGATAAACTTCACTGCGCTCGGAGTGCTCTGGTACATGGGCTACCGTCCGGCCAACCTGTTCCAACGCCCGAGCGCCGAGGACGCAACGTTCAAACGCATCGGGGCGCTCGGACTGGCAATCCTCGTTCTCTCGGCGTTTCTCGGCGGCGTCACGTACGCGAGTTTCCGGACGAGTAGCTTCGAGGAGACCGCCCGAACGTCCGTCGATTCGGCTCTCAGCCAGCACGACGAACTGACACGACTCGGCATGGACGTCCAGTACGACGACGAGATTCCGTTCCGGCAACCGCGGCAGGTCGTCGTCACCGTCGGCCATCCCGTCGGGGTCGATCCGCCGCCGGTCGCAGACGACATCCTGAGCCGAATCCAAGCCAACGCGAACGCGCCGTTCGGCATCGTTAGCTCCGAGCGCGTCACAGTCGTCGTCAGGTACGTCGAAATCGACCGTTCGACGGGCGAAACCGCCGCATCGAGTCAGCCCGCGAACTCGCAGCAGACGCGTTCGGCGGTATGTAAAACGGCTCTTTGTGCTTAG
- a CDS encoding coenzyme F420-0:L-glutamate ligase produces the protein MELFAVPDLPEIRPGDDLAALIRERVDLDADDVVCVASTVVSKAEGRLADLSEFPAGPRAKEIAARLAELSGDEKDPRFAQAVLEESTEIIMEAPFLLTESRFGHVGVNAGIDRSNVAGADLLLLPKRPSESAARIREGLPAKQVVVTDTCGRPFRHGQRGVAIGWAGMHASRDWRGESDRDGRELGVTVQNVVDELAAAANLVAGEGDGGTPVVVIRGFEFGDHAGSDAHFRDVESDFVRQALREWEFESK, from the coding sequence ATGGAACTGTTCGCCGTCCCCGACCTCCCGGAGATTCGGCCGGGCGACGACCTCGCGGCGCTGATTCGCGAGCGAGTCGACCTCGACGCCGACGATGTCGTCTGCGTCGCCAGCACCGTCGTTTCGAAAGCCGAGGGCCGCCTCGCCGACCTCTCGGAGTTTCCGGCGGGTCCACGCGCTAAAGAGATTGCCGCACGCCTCGCCGAGCTCTCCGGCGACGAGAAAGACCCCCGGTTCGCGCAGGCCGTGCTGGAGGAGAGCACCGAGATCATCATGGAAGCGCCGTTTCTTTTGACCGAGTCGCGGTTCGGCCATGTCGGGGTCAACGCGGGCATCGACCGCTCGAACGTTGCGGGCGCGGACCTGCTGCTCTTGCCGAAGCGGCCCTCCGAGAGCGCGGCGCGCATCCGCGAGGGCCTCCCGGCGAAACAGGTCGTCGTCACCGATACGTGCGGGCGACCGTTCCGCCACGGCCAGCGCGGCGTCGCCATCGGGTGGGCGGGGATGCACGCATCTCGGGATTGGCGCGGCGAGTCCGACCGCGACGGCCGCGAACTCGGCGTCACGGTGCAGAACGTCGTCGACGAACTCGCGGCGGCGGCGAACCTCGTCGCGGGCGAAGGCGACGGTGGGACGCCCGTCGTCGTCATCCGCGGGTTCGAGTTCGGCGACCACGCAGGCTCGGACGCCCACTTCCGCGACGTGGAAAGTGACTTCGTCCGGCAAGCGCTCAGAGAGTGGGAGTTCGAGTCGAAATAA
- a CDS encoding 5,10-methylenetetrahydromethanopterin reductase produces the protein MLGIELTPEHPISELVDLGVAAEETGFDSVFVSAHYNNRDAFAVLSQLAAATESVRLGPGVANPFETHPVTLASKVATLAEASHGRATFGIGPGDPSTLRNLGLEDERGLRPVLEAFKVAQKLWGGERVDHDGTFEARDAGLNYDPPGEIPVYVGGEGPHMCQMAAKHADGLLFNGSHPDDLAWAREQVEDGLADRPDDRGEFDLAAYASVSVAKGRESAREAARPPVAFIAAGAAPPVLKRHGIDRKRAGDIGERISAGEFSEAFDLVTPAMVDAFCMAGTVGEVTARMEKVLRHADSVVVGSPLGPELESAVSLAGRAYDRATRD, from the coding sequence ATGCTCGGCATCGAACTGACGCCCGAACACCCGATCTCGGAACTCGTCGACCTCGGCGTCGCCGCCGAGGAGACCGGGTTCGACTCAGTGTTCGTCTCCGCGCACTACAACAACCGCGACGCGTTCGCCGTCCTCTCGCAACTGGCCGCCGCGACCGAGTCGGTCCGACTGGGTCCAGGCGTCGCCAACCCGTTCGAGACGCACCCCGTCACGCTCGCCTCGAAGGTGGCGACGCTCGCGGAGGCTAGCCACGGCCGCGCGACGTTCGGCATCGGGCCGGGCGACCCCTCGACGTTGCGGAACTTGGGTCTCGAAGACGAACGCGGTCTCCGCCCCGTACTCGAGGCGTTCAAAGTCGCCCAGAAGCTCTGGGGCGGCGAGCGCGTCGACCACGACGGGACGTTCGAGGCGCGCGACGCCGGCCTGAACTACGACCCGCCGGGCGAGATCCCGGTGTACGTCGGCGGCGAGGGGCCGCACATGTGCCAGATGGCCGCCAAGCACGCCGACGGCCTGCTGTTCAACGGCTCGCACCCCGACGACCTCGCGTGGGCGCGCGAACAGGTCGAAGACGGACTCGCCGACCGTCCGGACGACCGCGGCGAGTTCGATCTCGCGGCATATGCGTCAGTAAGCGTCGCCAAGGGCAGAGAGTCCGCGCGCGAGGCCGCGCGGCCGCCCGTGGCGTTCATCGCCGCGGGGGCGGCCCCGCCGGTGCTCAAGCGACACGGTATCGACCGCAAGCGAGCCGGAGACATCGGCGAGAGGATAAGCGCGGGCGAGTTCTCGGAGGCGTTCGACCTCGTCACGCCCGCGATGGTGGACGCGTTCTGCATGGCCGGCACCGTCGGCGAGGTGACGGCGCGGATGGAGAAGGTGTTGCGGCACGCCGACAGCGTGGTCGTCGGGTCGCCGCTCGGTCCGGAGCTCGAATCGGCGGTCAGTCTCGCCGGGCGCGCGTACGACCGGGCGACGCGAGATTGA
- a CDS encoding M48 family metalloprotease, which produces MTARAPLATRDAALTRRILMTLALVVALDAAFVAVVGFLLAPWLAPLGATAAALLGVRSVPPLVRAVVVAVPVVALFLWLQLRYTRRQTLAAANARVVDEEEYTDLRGRVTRLCSQANLPPPTLAVAETPVPNSFTVGGLRESVLVVSTGLLESLSEEELDAVIAHELAHVKNRDATVMTLATFLPAVTSGEFSLLEGLTPRGWSRGATFAALAVVAAILFGLSTADVGSLGSLSGLVLVALFSLLFGGIVLGALTAPVVSLAGRLSRSREFAADGAAALLTGNPAAVAAAIRRLNSAVPVAPDRDLRRSAGIRGLCFLPHGFETGDDDGGSEGFSLTVETHPAATERVARLRKLARELEEQN; this is translated from the coding sequence ATGACGGCGCGCGCGCCGCTGGCGACCAGGGACGCCGCGCTCACGCGTCGAATCCTCATGACGCTGGCCCTCGTCGTCGCGCTCGACGCGGCGTTCGTAGCCGTGGTCGGCTTCCTGCTCGCACCGTGGCTGGCACCGCTAGGTGCGACAGCCGCCGCACTCCTCGGCGTTCGGTCGGTGCCGCCGCTCGTCCGCGCTGTCGTCGTCGCCGTGCCGGTCGTGGCGCTGTTTCTCTGGCTGCAACTGCGGTACACGCGGCGACAGACGCTCGCGGCCGCCAACGCCCGCGTCGTCGACGAGGAGGAGTACACCGACCTGCGCGGCCGAGTGACCCGTCTCTGTTCGCAAGCGAATCTACCGCCGCCGACGCTGGCCGTCGCGGAGACTCCCGTGCCGAACAGTTTCACCGTCGGCGGTCTCCGCGAGTCCGTGCTCGTCGTCTCGACCGGGTTGCTGGAATCACTGTCGGAGGAGGAACTCGACGCCGTGATAGCCCACGAACTTGCGCACGTGAAGAACCGCGACGCGACGGTGATGACGCTCGCGACGTTCCTCCCGGCGGTGACCAGCGGCGAGTTCTCGCTACTAGAGGGCCTCACACCGCGCGGTTGGAGTCGCGGCGCGACGTTCGCAGCGCTCGCCGTCGTCGCCGCCATCCTCTTCGGCCTCTCGACGGCGGACGTCGGCAGCCTCGGTTCCCTCTCGGGCCTCGTGCTCGTCGCGCTGTTCTCGCTTTTGTTCGGCGGTATTGTTCTCGGCGCGCTCACCGCGCCGGTCGTCTCCTTGGCGGGCCGTCTCTCCCGCTCGCGGGAGTTCGCCGCCGACGGTGCGGCGGCGCTGCTCACCGGGAACCCGGCGGCGGTGGCGGCGGCGATTCGACGACTGAATTCGGCGGTCCCCGTCGCTCCCGACCGAGACCTGCGGCGCTCGGCGGGCATCCGCGGCCTCTGTTTCCTCCCGCACGGTTTCGAGACGGGCGACGACGACGGCGGTTCGGAGGGGTTCTCGCTCACCGTCGAGACGCATCCGGCGGCGACCGAGCGCGTCGCGCGCCTTCGGAAGTTGGCGCGCGAACTGGAAGAACAGAACTGA
- the engB gene encoding GTP-binding protein EngB, protein MFENRPNRDAEVVFVGRSNVGKSTLMRELTGHTGFSTGKKPGVTRKPNHFDWAAESFMFTDLPGFGFMSGVEEDRREQIKTDIVRYIEENADSILAAVLVVDGKSVVDIIDRHTSDDEIPHDVEMFYFLDELDVPVVVAVNKMDKVDDGDERLNELCDRLGLFPPWKQWEGEVIAPISAKRGSIEPLKEALRFHFHEAKRDDLLKFVK, encoded by the coding sequence ATGTTCGAGAACCGACCGAACCGCGACGCCGAGGTGGTGTTCGTCGGACGGTCGAACGTCGGGAAGTCGACGTTGATGCGCGAGTTGACCGGCCACACCGGCTTTTCGACGGGGAAGAAGCCCGGTGTCACCCGCAAACCGAACCACTTCGACTGGGCCGCCGAGAGCTTCATGTTCACCGACCTGCCGGGATTCGGCTTCATGTCCGGCGTTGAGGAGGACCGTCGCGAGCAGATAAAGACGGACATTGTCCGCTACATCGAGGAGAATGCCGACTCGATTCTCGCGGCCGTCCTCGTCGTCGACGGCAAGAGCGTCGTCGACATCATCGACCGGCACACGAGTGACGACGAGATTCCGCACGACGTGGAGATGTTCTACTTTCTCGACGAACTCGACGTCCCCGTCGTCGTCGCGGTGAACAAGATGGACAAAGTCGACGACGGGGACGAGCGGCTGAACGAACTCTGCGACCGCCTCGGCCTCTTTCCGCCGTGGAAGCAGTGGGAAGGCGAGGTCATCGCGCCCATCAGCGCCAAGCGCGGTAGCATCGAACCGCTCAAGGAGGCGCTTCGGTTCCACTTCCACGAGGCGAAGCGGGACGACCTGCTGAAGTTCGTGAAGTAG
- the ddh gene encoding D-2-hydroxyacid dehydrogenase translates to MNLSRIAVHESVEKALPGAALADALSDLDVPVERVGDDAEFGPGDAVAAFGPRPSFLQADWVHCIRAGYDEFDVDAYESEGVALTNSTGIHGTTIGETVAGMLLAFARGLHVYRDAQTEREWTRLPYERPFTLDGERLCVVGLGTLGRGIVERANGLGMDVVGVRRSGDPVDGVETVYTPDDLHEAIADARFVALATPLTPETEGLVGAPEFEAMREDAYLINVARGPVADEDALVAALREGEIAGAGLDVFAEEPLPEDSPLWEFEQVVLTPHVGAMTRDYHRDIADLIRGNVERVSRGEEMVNRVV, encoded by the coding sequence ATGAATCTCTCTCGAATCGCCGTACACGAGTCGGTCGAGAAGGCGCTTCCCGGCGCGGCGCTCGCGGACGCGCTGTCGGACCTCGACGTACCGGTCGAACGGGTCGGGGACGACGCCGAGTTCGGTCCCGGCGACGCTGTCGCGGCGTTCGGACCCCGCCCCTCATTTCTCCAGGCGGACTGGGTCCACTGCATCCGCGCGGGCTACGACGAGTTCGACGTCGACGCTTACGAGTCGGAGGGCGTCGCGCTGACCAACAGCACCGGCATCCACGGGACGACCATCGGCGAGACGGTGGCGGGGATGCTGCTCGCGTTCGCCCGCGGTCTCCACGTCTACCGCGACGCACAGACGGAGCGAGAGTGGACGCGCCTCCCTTACGAGCGACCGTTCACCCTTGACGGCGAGCGACTCTGCGTCGTCGGTCTCGGAACGCTCGGGCGGGGCATCGTCGAGCGCGCGAACGGACTCGGGATGGACGTCGTCGGCGTCCGCCGGTCGGGCGACCCGGTCGACGGCGTCGAGACGGTGTACACGCCGGACGACCTCCACGAGGCCATCGCTGACGCGCGGTTCGTCGCGCTGGCGACGCCGCTGACCCCCGAGACCGAAGGACTCGTCGGCGCGCCGGAGTTCGAGGCGATGCGCGAGGATGCCTACCTGATCAACGTCGCGCGCGGTCCCGTCGCCGACGAGGACGCGCTGGTCGCGGCGCTCCGCGAGGGAGAGATCGCGGGCGCAGGTCTCGACGTGTTCGCTGAGGAACCGCTTCCCGAGGACTCGCCGCTGTGGGAGTTCGAGCAGGTCGTTTTGACGCCGCACGTCGGCGCGATGACGCGCGACTATCACCGCGACATCGCCGACCTCATTCGCGGGAACGTCGAACGGGTCTCCCGGGGCGAGGAGATGGTCAATCGGGTCGTCTAA
- a CDS encoding NUDIX domain-containing protein: MSHVVTVFLREGAEVLLIRRSDAVGTYSGLWGSVSGYVEDAPEDALADARRELREETGVDDATFVRAGDPLDVVDGENDREWTVHPFLFETDSREVTPNEELADWEWVQPPAMLDRPTVPNLWEVYRGVAPTVDTVRDDEIHGAAYLSIRALEVLRDKAANAVRERGGESDESGDWDRVVAVARGLRDARPGMAVVRNRVNRTMFEANEAGESVRETAESVIRDALNADDEAASHAASLLSAHDADNGDSGIEGDGPVATLSRSGTATAALSAAGRPLLVAESQPGGEGVDAAEAFAEAGLDVTLTTDAALAHVAAERDVSAALVGADAVFPDGSVANKAGTRMVALVAKQEKFPLYVVTAADKVSPDDDFSPELRPESELYDGDVSLSVENPLFDRTPADLVSGIVTESSVVDADEVAKLAAERREWQGWSG; this comes from the coding sequence ATGAGCCACGTCGTCACCGTGTTTCTCCGTGAGGGGGCGGAGGTGCTGTTGATTCGCCGCAGCGACGCCGTCGGCACCTACTCGGGACTGTGGGGCAGCGTCTCGGGCTACGTCGAAGATGCGCCCGAAGACGCGCTCGCCGACGCTCGGCGAGAACTCCGCGAGGAGACCGGCGTCGACGACGCGACGTTCGTCCGCGCAGGCGACCCACTCGACGTGGTCGACGGCGAGAACGACCGCGAGTGGACCGTCCACCCCTTCCTCTTCGAGACCGACTCACGCGAGGTGACGCCGAACGAGGAACTCGCCGACTGGGAGTGGGTCCAGCCGCCCGCGATGCTCGACCGGCCGACCGTTCCGAACCTGTGGGAGGTGTACCGCGGCGTCGCGCCCACCGTCGACACCGTTCGCGACGACGAGATCCATGGCGCGGCGTACCTCTCGATTCGTGCGCTCGAAGTGCTGCGCGACAAAGCAGCGAACGCCGTCCGCGAACGCGGCGGCGAGAGCGACGAATCCGGGGATTGGGACCGCGTCGTCGCCGTCGCCCGCGGTCTCCGCGACGCCCGGCCAGGGATGGCCGTCGTCCGGAACCGTGTCAATCGAACGATGTTCGAAGCCAACGAGGCGGGCGAGAGCGTCCGCGAGACGGCGGAGTCGGTGATTCGAGACGCGCTCAACGCGGACGACGAGGCGGCGTCGCACGCGGCGTCGCTGCTCTCGGCGCACGACGCGGACAACGGCGACAGCGGGATCGAGGGCGACGGCCCCGTGGCGACGCTATCGCGGTCGGGCACCGCGACGGCTGCGCTTTCTGCGGCCGGACGCCCACTGCTCGTCGCCGAGTCGCAACCCGGCGGCGAGGGCGTCGACGCCGCCGAGGCGTTCGCCGAGGCGGGACTGGACGTGACGCTCACGACCGACGCGGCGCTCGCGCACGTCGCCGCCGAGCGAGACGTTTCGGCCGCGCTGGTCGGCGCGGACGCGGTGTTCCCCGACGGGAGCGTCGCCAACAAGGCCGGAACGCGGATGGTGGCGCTCGTCGCCAAACAGGAAAAATTCCCGCTGTACGTCGTCACCGCCGCCGACAAGGTGAGCCCGGACGACGACTTCTCGCCCGAATTGCGGCCCGAGTCGGAACTGTACGACGGGGACGTGTCGCTTTCGGTCGAGAATCCGCTGTTCGACCGGACGCCCGCCGACCTCGTCTCGGGCATCGTCACAGAGTCGAGCGTCGTCGACGCCGACGAGGTGGCGAAGCTGGCGGCGGAGCGACGCGAGTGGCAGGGGTGGAGCGGGTGA